From a single Carassius carassius chromosome 8, fCarCar2.1, whole genome shotgun sequence genomic region:
- the zbtb10 gene encoding zinc finger and BTB domain-containing protein 10, protein MSGERNRRSLAFRGGGSAVTGASAVGGHSCEAPACQDRHLNGNRPDQEDDRDLGAKGPSLGKVEGAGSVSDSTEPEEDEDPEGGSWTAGNDHDRGALMVKTEGCKWATGNGVNRKDCSAGEVEEAAARKPLLEMRPQTLLLQKHSLFQASWLQEFPWLKFSQETGLMSCSWCHNIATNNSDELVKGSRNYKRALLLRHHLSSEHGRNDPTRQEMERPEDAEGPEVEDYRNKPNENSYCYQLLQELDKQRKSGILCDVNIVVGDQVFKAHKNILVAGSRYFKTLYCLTKSENCDQTTITHLDVAAVQGFSVILDFLYSGNLLLTSQNAIEVMSVASYLQMTEVVQSCRAFIKDALNISIKQEAPDSVVVDYNKRRTVAKDCQSADKKPSNFWATSILSKLSIKASGQVKDEPSDIEVSGGEGCALGSSGWGGENSSESTEMEPQGPGPVFVWNEPHPGTGVAVKREAHPEPGSGRRKKQAAKRFVYNIPPEPEEGFDEGMFIQPSASYTREDFSYLSENAGEAPDNALNKLKCPHCNYIAKHRRTLKRHLIIHSGVRSFSCDICGKLFTRREHVKRHSLVHKKDKKYKCMVCKKIFMLAASVGIRHGSRRYGVCVECADSHQGTQEGLEGMQDLEFVRDEDFDEAGEGDEDMEAEGEEPNEIDQSNCEGDAGATPEKD, encoded by the exons ATGTCCGGAGAGCGAAACCGCAGGTCGCTGGCGTTCCGAGGAGGCGGATCAGCCGTCACCGGTGCCAGCGCCGTCGGAGGACACAGCTGTGAGGCCCCGGCCTGTCAAGACCGACATCTGAACGGGAACAGACCGGATCAAGAGGACGACAGGGATCTGGGGGCGAAAGGACCGTCGCTGGGGAAAGTCGAGGGCGCGGGGTCCGTGAGCGACAGCACGGAGCCGGAGGAGGACGAGGACCCGGAAGGGGGCAGTTGGACAGCGGGGAACGATCATGACAGAGGCGCTTTAATGGTGAAAACCGAGGGCTGTAAGTGGGCGACCGGCAACGGCGTGAACCGAAAGGACTGTAGCGCGGGAGAAGTGGAGGAAGCAGCCGCCAGAAAGCCGCTGCTGGAGATGAGACCTCAGACGCTGCTGCTCCAGAAACACTCGCTCTTCCAAGCCTCCTGGCTGCAGGAGTTTCCCTGGCTCAAGTTCAGCCAGGAAACAGGACTGATGTCTTGCTCCTGGTGCCATAACATCGCCACCAACAACAGCGACGAGCTAGTGAAAGGCAGCCGGAATTACAAGCGGGCCTTGCTGCTGAGACATCACCTGTCCTCGGAGCACGGCAGGAATGACCCGACCAGACAG GAAATGGAAAGGCCAGAGGACGCGGAGGGCCCAGAGGTGGAGGACTATAGAAACAAGCCCAATGAGAACTCGTACTGCTACCAGCTGCTGCAGGAGCTGGATAAGCAGCGCAAGAGCGGCATCCTCTGCGACGTCAACATCGTAGTGGGCGACCAGGTGTTCAAGGCACACAAAAACATCCTGGTTGCTGGGAGCCGCTACTTCAAGACCCTCTACTGCCTGACGAAGAGTGAGAACTGTGACCAAACTACCATCACGCACTTGGACGTGGCCGCCGTGCAGGGCTTCTCCGTCATCCTGGACTTCCTGTACTCCGGCAACCTCTTGCTCACCAGCCAGAATGCCATCGAGGTGATGTCCGTGGCGAGTTACCTCCAGATGACCGAGGTGGTCCAGTCCTGTCGAGCCTTCATCAAAGACGCCCTCAACATCAGCATCAAGCAGGAAGCCCCTGATTCTGTGGTGGTCGACTACAACAAGCGGCGGACAGTGGCGAAAGACTGCCAGAGTGCTGACAAGAAGCCCAGCAACTTCTGGGCCACCAGCATCCTGTCCAAGCTGTCCATCAAGGCCAGTGGTCAAGTGAAGGATGAACCCAGTGATATAGAGGTGTCCGGTGGAGAAGGCTGCGCTTTGGGAAGCTCTGGTTGGGGTGGAGAGAACTCGTCAGAGTCTACAGAGATGGAGCCACAGGGTCCGGGGCCGGTGTTCGTCTGGAACGAGCCGCATCCTGGCACTGGGGTCGCCGTCAAGAGAGAGGCGCATCCAGAGCCGGGCAGCGGAAGGCGGAAAAAACAGGCCGCCAAGCGCTTCGTCTACAACATCCCACCTGAGCCAGAAGAGGGTTTTGACGAGGGCATGTTCATCCAACCGTCTGCCTCCTACACCAGAGAGGACTTCTCTTACCTATCAGAGAATGCCG GCGAAGCACCTGATAACGCCCTCAATAAGCTGAAGTGTCCCCACTGTAACTACATAGCCAAGCACCGGCGAACACTAAAGAGACACCTGATCATCCACTCGGGCGTGCGCTCCTTCAGCTGCGACATCTGCGGGAAGCTGTTCACTCGCCGAGAACACGTCAAGAGACATTCCCTG GTTCACAAAAAGGATAAGAAATACAAGTGTATGGTATGCAAGAAGATCTTCATGTTGGCGGCCAGCGTGGGCATACGGCATGGCTCTCGGCGCTACGGCGTGTGCGTGGAGTGCGCCGACTCCCACCAAGGCACGCAGGAGGGTCTGGAGGGCATGCAGGACCTGGAATTCGTCCGCGACGAAGACTTCGACGAGGCCGGAGAGGGAGACGAGGACATGGAGGCGGAAGGGGAGGAGCCCAATGAGATTGACCAATCCAACTGCGAGGGTGATGCGGGTGCCACCCCCGAGAAGGACTAA